One Nicotiana tomentosiformis chromosome 4, ASM39032v3, whole genome shotgun sequence genomic window carries:
- the LOC104102343 gene encoding BRI1 kinase inhibitor 1-like, with translation MDKMRVKEELKQPNQESQKAKQIQQQQPPSTTAAGSAAAASPPSASSSPSHEFSFTISFNENNSTKTPLDNNKTKQNIPPSSFAIDLTPADDIFFHGHLLPLHLLSHLPVSPRSSTNSIDSSLPIKDSLEEKKIQNSKNQKELEHDDDNSYYDLNHSFHHPHQTNSFTTSKDQKPKSKSFSLFGLPKRKKEEKEDKEKQRKLKFDVSQVLKRYMRMVRPFLSFRSRKNMQLHRQSYSYSGNLSFRSGKNKEIRGIKRGAYSAPVSMKTSPTNSGLLVATPGANYHNSSSSDSTMEELQAAIQAAIAHCKKSSSVEQKIKCQEND, from the coding sequence ATGGACAAGATGAGAGTCAAAGAAGAATTGAAGCAGCCCAATCAAGAAAGCCAAAAGGCAaagcaaatacaacaacaacaaccaccgtCCACCACCGCCGCCGGCAGTGCAGCTGCAGCTTCACCACCTTCAGCTTCATCATCTCCATCACATGAATTTTCCTTCACAATTTCCTTtaatgaaaataactcaacaaaaaccCCTCTTGATAATAATAAAACAAAGCAAAATATTCCACCATCTTCTTTTGCTATAGATTTAACTCCAGCTGATGATATTTTTTTCCACGGCCATTTACTTCCTCTTCACCTTTTATCCCATCTTCCAGTTTCTCCTCGCTCTTCTACAAATTCCATTGATAGTTCACTTCCCATAAAAGACTCattagaagaaaagaaaatccaaaattccaaaaaccaaaaagaattagaacatgatGATGATAACTCTTATTATGATCTAAACCATAGCTTTCATCATCCTCATCAAACAAATTCTTTTACTACATCAAAAGATCAAAAACCAAAGTCCAaatctttttctttatttggattaccaaaaaggaaaaaggaggaaaaagaagacaaggaaaaacaaaggAAGCTAAAATTTGATGTGAGTCAAGTCTTGAAAAGGTATATGAGAATGGTGAGACCTTTTTTATCTTTTAGAAGCAGAAAAAATATGCAATTACATAGACAAAGTTATTCTTATTCTGGGAATTTAAGTTTTAGAAGTGGGAAAAATAAGGAAATTAGAGGAATAAAAAGAGGTGCATATTCAGCTCCAGTATCTATGAAAACTTCTCCTACAAATAGTGGTCTACTTGTAGCAACACCAGGTGCTAATTATCataattcatcttcaagtgataGTACTATGGAAGAATTACAAGCTGCTATTCAAGCTGCTATTGCTCATTGCAAGAAATCTAGTTCAGTTGAACAGAAAATCAAATGCCAAGAAAATGATTAG